The Desulfatiglans sp. genomic interval CATAGGAGGTGTCTTCATTTCATAGATTATCTCTTTACCATGATCATCAAACCCATGGAATTGTGCTATCTGGCCTGTTATCTCCCCTTCTCCCCTGAACATGTAATATTCGAGTTCATCTTTTTCATTGAACCCCAGCCTTACCCCTGCCTGTGTGAGAGTGAACAGGTCAAGGATATACATGGTCATAATGCCTGCGAATTCGCATTCGACCCTGTCATATAAAAAGATATTTTCATCTATCTGGATAAAATCCGAAGGGGCGCAATATACAAGCTCATCATCATTTCGGGTCAGTTCGACAAATGATGAGTATGTAACAGAGGGGAAAAATTCTAGGGTCTCTATGCCCCTGTCCGATTTCCAGTGAAACCCCTTGCCTGATATTTTGTTGGTAATGTGGTGACGTTCATGAGGTAGATTTTTATTGGTAGCAACATAACCATAGTATATCTCCCTCTGTACCTCCCTGTTGTCTTCATATCCGCAGAACCACACCTCAATAACCGTGGCAAGCCCTGATTTCTGGTCAATAACGATGTTATAACCCCTCTGTGTGTCTGGGATCATATGTGAAAAGAAGACAACATGCTTAAGAGTCAGTGCGCCATAACCGCATTCAACAGTTTTTTTACCATCTTCAATAAGAGATAGTCTACTGATATCTCTAAATGAGTATTCAAGCAGAGGGCCGTTATCAGTTACAATTTTCATGGATTCGCCTGCAAGAAGATCAGAACGTTCAGAAACACATTCCGGTCCACCGAAAAGCGCACCCAGCCCTTCATCAATCTGTTCACTGGTGAGTTTTGTATATTGAAACCTGTGCATTAACATTTTTGACCCTCCTTGTTGTCTCTCTTTAATGACGTGTTTTTTAAGGGATGAAAGCCTGATGATATGGAATAGAGAATTTTGTGTCAAGGATGGAATTCACAAAGTAAGGATCTTGACTGAGCTTCGGATTTTTTTAGGGCTGTTTTGAGGAAAAAGCGTTGTATTCAAACGGGGCACACACTCTGAGTCAGTCATGATTTTTTACTGGATCGATCTGGCGCTAGAAACATCATTTAAATAAAAAAATAATCTGCACGGAATCATGTGCAGCATTGCAAACAAATGTGTGCTGTCCTTCTAATCTCTCAGATGCCGGGTTACTAACACTTCTTTAATTACCCGACCTTGTTTATTCAGCTCCTTACTATAATTGTTATAAAAACAGGTGGTTGGTGTAGCAATACCCTTTTATGTATTATTCTGCGATTATTCAATTATGTAATGGCATACATATTGTAAAAGATAAAGACTCATAGACCTGCCTTATTAAATAAAACATCAGGAGAAAAACCATGGAATTGATTGATATTAAAAAGATTGATCCTTCCCTTTCCAGCACAGGAAACTCATTAGCGCGGATAAACTCAGGGAGCTTGCCACGAGCATCATGCGTGAGGGGCTTTATTGAACCTGTAGTGTTAAGGCGTTGTAACGGGCGTTTTCAGGTCATATGCGGGGAGAGAAGATTCAGGGCTGTTAAGGAATATACTGATATCAAATCCATACTCGCAAGGGTCATTAAGGTAAATGACCTTGAAGCAAGGTGCATGTGCGCTGCGGAAAACCTGCAACGTGAAAAGTTGAACCACCTGTTCCATAAATTTATGAGACAGGTGGGAAATATCTTTAATAATCTGCCTAAACCATTGAAATGGCGGTCATTTTATGAAAATGACCTTCCTGTTTTACTGGACACTTCAGAGGATGTGCTGGTTACTGCAATAGATCACAATCTCAACCGGTCACAGGTAGGAAAGGCAGGCTGGAGCTGTTTAGGCTGAGGGCTGAAGGAAAAAATACAAAACACTAACAGCCTTCAGACTGAAAAGCTTCAGCCTCTTATTTAATGCTGACTGGAGGGATTTCCAGGGCAGACCTGCAGGGGAAGAAAAAAGGGAAAACGCCATTATGATAGATGATTATCTTACTGCCCTTTGAAAGGGCGGGTGGCAGGCAACACATATTATACAGGCCCCCATGTCTTCGGAACGTTTCAGCGCCGGTATTGTATCTGCCATGAAGAAAAAGAGGATACTGGGGGTAACAAACAGGTATATGATTGTAGCAAAGCATAGACTGTAGACTGGCAGGTTACAAGATACTATAAACCGCGAACCATCCGCCGTCGCTGAAGCTATGGCGGGACAGGCAACGAAAGGCACGAAAAAATAAAAGATAAATATTCTCAACTTTCTTGGCGACGATGGAGGGTTTTATTGCTTTACTTAATGGTCTACAGCCTAAAAGGCTTCCCTGGCGCAGCATTTTTTCCTTCCATCTTGTCACGTTGTACCCTTTGGCGAAGACAGAAGTTTTAACGAAGACGGAAGCCTTTGCGACGACAGCCTGTTTTCCTTATCTTGAATCTTGAATCTTCAATTTTGAATTATGTATTTACTTCCTTGCTTTTTCAACCAATTAATTTTAAAACTAACCCATTATATCTTTTTGGGTATATTGTATTACAGCCTTACAAGTCTTTTTGATTTATACACCTTTGGGTTAATGATAATTGTTCACCCTGTTAAGTCCGCACAGCGGGCCGCAAAGAAACATTTAACAGGGTGAATTGATAAAATTATTTAATATTTTCCCTGTTAAATTTCCCAGAGGGAACATCATTTAAAAGGGCGGAAATAGGAGAATCAAGACACAGTATGTCATTCCGACGCAGGTGGGAATCCAGTTGTTTTTGATTTGTGATTATT includes:
- a CDS encoding ParB N-terminal domain-containing protein, whose translation is MELIDIKKIDPSLSSTGNSLARINSGSLPRASCVRGFIEPVVLRRCNGRFQVICGERRFRAVKEYTDIKSILARVIKVNDLEARCMCAAENLQREKLNHLFHKFMRQVGNIFNNLPKPLKWRSFYENDLPVLLDTSEDVLVTAIDHNLNRSQVGKAGWSCLG